One window of the Pyxicephalus adspersus chromosome 5, UCB_Pads_2.0, whole genome shotgun sequence genome contains the following:
- the ZNF804B gene encoding zinc finger protein 804B, with amino-acid sequence MACYYLVISSTHLSNGHFRSIKGVFRGPLRKTGTTLPGYTEKGKSIANALEDLKANFYCELCDKQYHKHQEFDNHINSYDHAHKQRLKELKQREFARNVASKSWKDEKKQEKALKRLHQLAELRKQTNCAADAGPLFKAPRLKGPQEDVGANLEDRTASSKCLVMCSRDAITSKFEESKQDVLNDREVLKNSSCCFTGNQTQQPFSNSNTVNSRAGVSFCFSKKALLKLDSSASVFNESTEEANECSQFFHHKEKQMAVSFRHYAHVSETATENRSSSSQQDEMGMFLADSAAENVEKFKDDKASQENTKEQSEIAQSNITAEMQSPDTTCTDQPSPKEVNVTSETEITSKAPTEVHCQAESSEQETCSNKHTVADAILLEHLSNLLSQKHGKTEGGCNEEKLTASNGTAENPTECPAQSLGESLNTNTQAKALSFLSVLSKDGNTILQWPTELVLFTKTQPSISYACNPLYFDFKCSQKSKTTTSKERLEQCSEQNNGCKNDCNSRSSGTNAKKGAQNENNDWMPKRQRVQLEDRSKKQMEFSEHYDMATEVTHNAKFSHLQDYRPSCSTEFSYPHNCFVRERHHSRKWRRQSNHSSATRNIPSKRELKRKRFVHEDLMDLKDKCTNLQSKNRKHRRRYENDFSWESSEGNKHSDSDTSSSISEKSSFSRMSSSSSSMSSSSTCRHEGITSRTSSYVTSSERRSYTGRKHNSDMSSESDNNSEAEEQLKCRCQNEKHKTSCETSSHENVVQHVCSNSNQSQKTLGDLVSEPRVDKSHSVQDISNESSNTVDSRTNISSASLKETIPLRHFLKIPHSTESDNNNNDINECLYKSHSPDIPLSMNCRNSTSENTVSHTIAKKAFFSQSLSEDEQSTKQAVDNNTNHDIGLNNHSCNFFDISFPPADPSNIALPLHDTLKTDANNGTDSVLENLVDYAQSKGSQSYIVNLNANTDNSPLDGVNPIETECRMDIPVEEPQGQLISQVQTFMQSSDPVHLNFSCGLPSVRHAGGTGSTNTKEEQKRLGPPDIPMRLGPVEGNFKCCYESTMQDYRKIDHNRRFHHRSSPPSLAQQPITFSPDEVDKYKLLQLQAQQHMQKQMLTKHFKTLPANGSSAFSNAQTVQPVSIQPQPSITTIHHAFMHRYAVSASIHSHVSHFPMPHLNPLPPSQFTPMHLSPLPPTIISAHPPLIAGHPLAHPLHLVSSAAIHPTHLTIQAIPHATLIPTLLTPHPNTGMHPSLQLHPLIHPLFQGQDFHHHSGPSYPH; translated from the exons agattaaaagaactgaaacaaAGAGAATTCGCTCGCAATGTGGCTTCCAAGTCATGGAAAGATGAGAAGAAGCAGGAGAAAGCGCTTAAACGCCTCCATCAGCTCGCAGAGCTACGCAAGCAAACCAACTG cgcTGCTGATGCCGGGCCTTTATTTAAAGCACCCAGATTAAAAGGACCACAGGAAGATGTTGGTGCCAACTTGGAAGATAGAACAGCAAGCTCAAAATGTCTAGTTATGTGCAGTAGGGACGCTATCACCAGCAAATTTGAAGAGTCAAAACAAGATGTCTTAAATGACCGAGAGGTGCTGAAAAACAGCAGCTGCTGCTTCACGGGGAATCAGAcccagcagcctttctcaaacagCAACACTGTCAATAGCAGAGCAGGAGTTTCTTTCTGCTTCTCGAAGAAAGCATTACTAAAACTGGATTCATCGGCCTCGGTTTTCAATGAGAGCACTGAAGAagcaaatgaatgcagccaatTTTTCCACCACAAAGAGAAGCAAATGGCTGTAAGCTTTAGACACTATGCACATGTCAGTGAGACGGCAACAGAAAACAGATCTTCTTCTTCTCAGCAAGATGAAATGGGCATGTTCCTGGCAGACAGCGCGGCTGAAAATGTAGAGAAGTTTAAGGATGACAAAGCCAGTCAGGAAAACACAAAGGAACAGAGCGAGATTGCCCAATCAAACATAACAGCTGAAATGCAATCTCCAGACACCACTTGCACAGATCAACCGAGTCCAAAAGAAGTTAATGTGACTTCAGAGACTGAGATCACTTCCAAAGCTCCAACTGAGGTCCATTGCCAAGCTGAGAGCTCAGAACAAGAGACTTGTTCCAACAAGCACACGGTCGCGGATGCAATATTACTTGAGCATTTGTCCAATTTGCTTTCTCAAAAACACGGCAAGACAGAGGGAGGATGCAACGAGGAGAAACTAACGGCATCTAATGGCACTGCTGAAAATCCTACTGAATGCCCAGCGCAATCATTAGGCGAATCCTTAAATACTAATACTCAAGCCAAAGCACTATCTTTTCTTAGTGTTTTGAGCAAAGATGGCAATACAATCCTCCAGTGGCCCACAGAActtgttttgtttacaaaaacCCAGCCTTCAATATCTTATGCTTGCAATCccttatattttgattttaaatgttcTCAAAAAAGTAAAACCACAACATCGAAAGAAAGACTTGAGCAGTGTAGTGAGCAAAACAATGGGTGCAAAAATGACTGTAACAGCAGATCCTCAGGTACCAACGCAAAGAAAGGggcacaaaatgaaaacaatgacTGGATGCCAAAGAGACAAAGAGTTCAGTTGGAGGACAGGTCAAAAAAGCAAATGGAGTTTTCAGAACATTATGACATGGCAACAGAAGTCACACACAATGCCAAGTTTAGCCACTTACAAGATTATAGACCTTCATGTTCCACTGAATTTAGTTATCCACATAACTGTTTTGTGAGAGAACGCCACCATTCGAGAAAATGGAGAAGGCAGTCCAATCACAGCAGTGCTACTAGAAACATCCCTTCTAAAAGGGAGTTGAAAAGAAAGAGATTTGTGCATGAAGACCTGATGGACCTTAAGGACAAATGCACAAACCTACAGTCAAAAAATAGAAAGCACAGGAGGCGGTATGAAAATGACTTTAGCTGGGAAAGCAGTGAGGGTAATAAACATTCTGATAGTGATACAAGTTCAAGCATATCAGAAAAGTCATCCTTTTCACGCATGTCCTCCTCAAGTTCTTCCATGAGCAGTAGTTCAACTTGTAGGCATGAAGGAATCACAAGCAGAACATCAAGTTATGTAACTTCTTCAGAGAGAAGAAGCTACACAGGCAGAAAGCACAACAGTGACATGTCTTCGGAAAGTGACAATAACTCTGAGGCTGAAGAGCAATTAAAATGTAGATGCCAAAATGAAAAGCACAAAACATCTTGTGAGACATCAAGTCATGAAAATGTGGTGCAACATGTTTGTTCTAATAGCAATCAGTCTCAGAAGACACTGGGTGACTTAGTATCAGAACCCAGGGTGGACAAATCACATTCTGTACAAGATATTAGTAATGAAAGCTCCAACACGGTAGACTCGAGAACCAATATTTCTAGTGCTTCCCTAAAAGAAACAATTCCTTTAAGACATTTCCTCAAAATTCCACATAGTACAgaaagtgataataataataacgataTAAATGAGTGCTTGTATAAAAGTCATTCTCCAGATATACCTCTTTCCATGAACTGTAGGAATAGCACTTCAGAAAATACAGTATCACATACAATAGCAAAAAAGGCATTCTTTTCACAGTCGCTTTCAGAGGATGAACAATCCACAAAGCAAGCAGTGGATAATAATACCAATCATGATATAGGATTAAATAACCACTCCTGTAATTTTTTTGATATAAGCTTCCCTCCAGCAGATCCCAGTAATATAGCCCTCCCTTTGCATGATACTTTAAAAACTGACGCCAACAATGGTACGGATTCTGTACTGGAAAATTTGGTAGATTATGCTCAATCCAAAGGGTCGCAAAGTTACATTgtaaatttaaatgcaaatactgATAATTCCCCCTTGGATGGTGTAAATCCTATAGAAACAGAATGCAGAATGGATATTCCAGTTGAGGAACCCCAAGGACAGTTGATTAGCCAAGTGCAAACTTTTATGCAAAGCTCTGACCCAGTTCACCTTAATTTCTCCTGTGGGTTACCCTCTGTAAGACATGCTGGTGGAACTGGTTCAACCAACACCAAAGAAGAACAAAAGAGACTAGGACCTCCAGATATACCTATGAGGTTGGGTCCCGTAGAAGGCAATTTTAAATGCTGTTATGAAAGCACTATGCAGGATTATAGAAAAATAGATCATAATCGAAGGTTTCACCATAGGTCATCACCACCTTCTTTAGCACAACAACCCATAACATTTTCACCCGATGAGGTTGACAAGTATAAACTATTACAACTCCAGGCACAACAGCATATGCAGAAGCAGATGCTGACAAAGCATTTTAAAACTCTGCCAGCCAATGGATCCTCTGCTTTCTCAAATGCACAAACTGTTCAACCAGTCTCCATCCAACCTCAGCCATCCATCACCACCATCCACCATGCCTTTATGCATCGTTATGCTGTGTCAGCCTCCATACATTCCCATGTCAGCCACTTTCCAATGCCACATCTAAATCCCTTACCTCCATCTCAGTTTACCCCCATGCACCTTTCACCATTACCACCAACCATTATTTCCGCTCATCCACCGCTAATAGCTGGACATCCTTTGGCCCATCCTTTACATCTTGTGTCATCTGCTGCCATTCACCCTACTCACCTAACTATTCAAGCAATTCCGCATGCCACCCTCATCCCAACCCTTCTTACTCCCCACCCCAACACAGGAATGCACCCTTCATTACAACTGCACCCTTTAATCCACCCATTGTTCCAAGGGCAAGACTTTCACCACCATTCTGGACCTAGTTACCCTCATTAA